The Undibacterium cyanobacteriorum genomic sequence CTTCAAGAAGGACACATCTTCCTGACGTTCTTCCTCAAAGCGCGCGGCCAATTGATTGTATTGCGAGAGATCGAGATCCACGACCGCGATCTGCCCCACCTCTGGGAAACCTTCTCGACGCGGTGGCGCAGTTTGAATCAACTTCGCCGGAAAATAACGCGCTTCGGTGAGTAGGAATAAACAGATTTGCGCGACATGCGTACCGGTCGTGATGTGCACAAGGTAATCAGCTTCCTGTGTATCAAATCGGTAGTGGCGCACGAATTCGTACAGGGCCGAGTACACCTCAACGAAATCCCAAGGATCTTTAATCCGCATCAGTACCGGCTCGACCACCGTTTCTGGCGAGACCCTTTGGATATCGCTGATCACCAGCTTTAACAGGTCACCACGATCACCGCCATTGCCGTTATGAAATAGCACCAGCTTATTCACCAGAAAATCTTCTTGCTGGCACAACGAGAGCGTCGGGCGCCAACGTTGCCAACGCTGCGCATTAAAGCCTGCGTCTAATGTGGTTCCTAAGAAACCGAACACGACCTTCTCCATGTTTCAAATCCTCAAGTAAGACGAAACGCAACCAAAACGAATCGGAGCCGAGCTCAATACGTCATTCCAATTGACGCGCAGAACATCTGGGCAAGTGACCCAATGCGTCATTCCCGCGGAAGCGGGAATCAATGTTCAAGCAGCGCATACCAAAAAACAGAAGGGATTCCGGCTTGCGCAGGGATGACGATATTTTGTGAGATTTATAAATACGTCACCCGAAGAATATAAAATCATCTTATCTATTTTTATAAATCACGATCATATTTTATCACTTAATGTGCGCTGCATAATCATAAGCATTCCCCCTAAGCACAGCAAGAACCTTATTTTCCACATATAAAACAAACACTTAGATTCACCGAAAACGACCAAACAAAAAACTGGCACGCAAATCGCAATACATAAAACGTCTGCCGCAAATTTGTAGCAACAGGCAAGGGTTCAAAAGCCCTTCCGGTACATGGACCTCAAACAGGATCTGTCCTTACTTTGATAGGTTTCAGGTATGCCGCTACGAAGGAGAGCAGGTACTAGCGATGGTCTGGTGACTCGCTTCAGGTTCAATTCCTGACATCGCTCCATTTGGATAGCTCATTTGGTAGAGCAACTGACTTGTAATCAGTATGTAGCGGGTTCGATTCCCGTTCCAAAACCTTCCAAAGGTTGAAGTAAGCAGTACAGGGTGGAATCGGAACACCAAGCGTGGCAGCAAGATCGTCCCGCTGAAGTGGAAGATTCATATGTTGAACCGCCTCTTTTGAACTTCGTGTTCACAGCGGAGAGAACAGCAAGGCAGCATGACGAGCTCAGTCACATCAAGTTCGTTTTCGCTAGCGATACAGTGCAAGGAAGTATTGCAGCACTGCCTACCACTCAAAGCTTGAGCAAAGAACAACAACGGTGGCCGCTCAACATAAAACACCCTGCTTTAAAACGAGAAAAGAAAACGAGAAGAATATGAAATTCAAAATTAAAGTACAGAAAAACGAGCGCGCCATCCTCTTCAAAGACAAAACCTTTGTCTCAATCTTGGCACCCGGCGAATACCGTTTTTTCGATGTATTTCGTAAGTATTCGGCACAGATTTTTGATATGGACAATGTGCGCTTTCAACATGCATGCGCAGAGTCCCTTCGTCGTCATGAAGCTGACGTGGTTGCTGAGAACTTTCACTTGATCGACGTGGCTGACCAAGCGATCGTACTGCGCTATGAGAACCAGAGCTTAGTTGAAATTTTGGCGCCTGGTTCCCGCAAAATGTTTTGGAAGTTCGGTGCAGAACAAAGCTTCGAGACCATCGATATCTCGAAAGACTTCGCGGTGGCGGATAAGTTGATGAGTTATTTGGGACAACCAAGCCTGCGTGGTAAAGAGATCTTTGGTTTGCAGAATATTTTGTCGGTCCAAGTACCCGAATCACACCTCGGTTTGTTGAAGGTCGACGGAAAATTGCACGCTGTATTGACGCCAGGGAAGACTGCTTACTGGCGCTTCAATCGCGACATCAGCGTTGATTTGGTTGATACGCGTTTGCAGGCTTTGGAAGTCTCCGGTCAAGAAATTTTGACCAGCGATAAAGTCAACTTGCGTGTGAATTTGAATGCCAACTGGCAATTCGACGACGTGCAATTGGCGTACAGCCGTTTAGCCAAACCAGCCGATCATATTTATCGCGAATTGCAATTCGCCTTGCGTGCAGCAGTTGGCACTCGCACTTTAGATGAACTCTTGGAGAACAAACAAATCATCGATAATGTCGTGAATCAGCATTTGCATGAGAAACTGCAGGGTTTCGGTGTTCGGGTTTTGAGCGTTGGCGTGAAAGATATCGTCTTACCCGGTGATATGAAGCTCTTGTTAGCGCAAGTGGTAGAGGCAGAGAAAGCCGCGCAAGCCAATGTGATACGCCGTCGTGAAGAAACCAATGCGACCCGTTCCATGCTGAACACTGCACGTGTGATGGAAAACAATCCAACCGCACTGCGTTTGAAGGAACTGGAAACTTTGGAAAAAATCGCCGAACGTATTGATAAGATTTCTGTGATCGGTGGTTTAGATCAAGTATTAAATGGTTTAGTGAAATTGAAAGTGTAAGTGACAGCGTAAAGAAAATTTGTAGGGCGGGTGCAACCCGCGCCGCAAAGATTTGGTGCAACCGAACTTGAATTTTAAGCGGCGCGGGTTGCACCCGCCCTACAAAAAACCAATGACAAAAAGTAGAACCAAAAAAATAAGAACGCAAAATGAAAACACAAAATTATCAATTATTAGAAATCGAGAATGCCGCACCGATCAAAATGTGGACTGAAGGTGTGCCTGTTGAAGACGACGCCAAAGAACAATTGACGAACACGGCCAAAATGCCATTCATTTTTAAACATTTGGCGGTGATGCCTGACGTGCATTTAGGAAAAGGCTCAACTATCGGTAGCGTGATCCCTACCCATAAAGCCATTATTCCCGCCGCAGTTGGCGTGGATATTGGTTGCGGAATGATCGCTTGCAAAACCACCTTGAACGCAAAAGACTTACCCGATAACTTAGGTCCATTGCGTGCAGCCATCGAGAAAGCGGTACCGCATGGTCGTACGCCAAATCGCGGTGGGCGTGATAAAGGCGCTTGGGGCGATCGTCCACCAAGCTTAGTCGACGAAGCGTGGAAAAGCTTGGAACCTGGTTTCAAAGCGATCACTGAAGATTATCCAAAACTCAAAAATACCAATCAGCATAAGCATTTGGGAACCTTGGGGACTGGTAATCACTTTATCGAAATTTGCTTGGACGAAAAGGATACGGTGTGGATCATGCTGCACTCCGGTTCACGCGGTGTTGGGAATGCGATTGGGACGCTATTCATTGAATTAGCGAAGAAAGATATGCAGCAACATTTATGCAATATTCCCGATCAAGATCTCGCCTATTTCGAAGAAGGTAGCAAGTATTTTGGTGACTACGTGCGTGCCGTTGGTTGGGGACAGCAATTTGCAAAAACCAATCGCGAAATCATGATGCAACATGTGATCGACGCGATGCGAAACATCATCACCAAACCATTCGAGACGCATTTAGAAGCGGTGAATTGTCACCACAACTATGTGCAGAAAGAAACGCACTTTGGTGAGGAAGTGTATGTAACGCGAAAAGGTGCGGTGTCGGCGAAAAAAGGTGAATTGGGAATTATCCCAGGATCGATGGGTGCGCGTAGCTACATCGTTCGTGGTTTAGGAAACGAGGAAAGCTTCCAATCCTGCAGCCACGGCGCAGGACGAACCATGAGCCGTACTAAAGCGAAAAAGTTGTTCACCATCGAAGATCAAAGACGTGCGACCGAAGGCGTTGAATGCCGTAAAGATGCCGATGTGATCGATGAGATTCCTATGGCATACAAAGACATCGACGCCGTGATGGATGCGCAGAAAGATTTGGTGGAAGTGGTGTACACCTTGAAGCAGGTGGTGTGTGTCAAGGGATAGCTTCTCTTTGCAAACTTTCCTACTCACTGTATTGAAGGATGGGAGCTAGTGTTGAAAAAATAGTTTCTCTAGCTCCCAGCGTTCTCATGTGGTACGCGTCTCACAAAGAAACTCAGATAAGAAAAAGAATTGAATAACATGATCAAAATAGATGCATCACAAGGTGAAGGTGGTGGCCAAGTGTTGAGAACCGCCTTGGCGCTTTCTATCATCACCCAACAGGCTATCCATCTGACCCAGATTCGCGCCAAGCGCAGTAAGCCGGGTTTGATGCGGCAGCACTTAACTTGTGTCAAAGCAGCGCAGGCGATTTCTGATGCGGAAGTTAGTGGCGCTGAACTTGGTAGTGATGATTTGGTGTTCACGCCAAAGGCCATACGTAGTGGCGATTATCATTTCGCGATTGGTACCGCTGGTAGTTGCTCCTTGGTCTTGCAAACCGTGTTGTGGCCGCTGCTGCTTGCGGACCAAGAAAGTAGCGTCATCGTTGAAGGCGGAACCCATGTGCCGATGGCGCCCTCTTTCGAATTCTTGCAATATAGCTTTTTGCCTGTATTGAGAAAGATGGGCGTTGAAGTTGACATCGAACTCGTCAAACACGGGTTTTACCCGGGAGGCGGTGGAAAGCTCAAAGCGACCATCAAACCTTGGCGAGAGCAACGGCCACTGAAACTGACAAGGCGTGGCGACAGAATAAGTCAACATGCCTTGTGCTTGTTCGCTAATTTAGAGCAGAGTATCGCCGATACCCAACTCGCCGAAGTGCGACGCTATTTGAATTGGCAAGAAGCTGATGTCGTGCATCATGGCCTACGTAATTCGCATGGCATAGGCAATGCTCTGATACTCAGTGTGCAGTCCAGCGAGTACAGTGAAATCGTTACGAGTTATGGCGACAAGAGTCGCAGCAGCGGTCAAGTTGCGCAAGTTGCCTGTGATGAGATGAAACGCTATTTAGCAAGCCCAGCCGCAGTTGGCGAGCACATGGCGGACCAGCTTTTGATTCCCTTGGCTTTGGCGGGCGGGACCTTCACCTGCAATGTAATCAGTCAGCATTTCAAAACTAACTGCGAGATCATTCAGAAATTTACACCTTCGCACTTCAAGATAGTCGATCTTGCAGCGAATAACTTTGAAGTAAATGTGTCGAATGACTAAGTGCCGCTTACACGATATTGCCTATGGCCTAGGAAGTAGCTTCATAAGCAGAAATAATCACATTGACGGTTACTGGGCTATCGGTAAGCTGTACGAATACGCACGTAATACACGATCTGATATTGTCGAGTTTGATCTGTGCGAATCAAGCTCGACATCAGCTCCAAAGCACCTACAAAAAATGTTGGCCAAATACTGCGACTGGGTAAAGCAGAGGTGTTCGAGCAGAAGTACTAGCTTGTCAAATTTAAGCGTTAGAATTGTCATTGAGTTTGACATTGAGTTTAATGAGAACGAAAAACCACCTCAACGAACCTATGGCAAACCATTTCGAGTGACCGTTGCAATCAATGCGAAAGATAGGCGCCCGGCTATTCGACATTTTCTTGGCTACTGCGCTCCACATAGTAGCTGGCACGAATCAAAAAGTATCACTCAGAACTAAGCTCCAATCGGCTTACACTGTCCAAAATATCAAAAACGAAGAAATACATGAACAACTCAACGAATGATTCCGACGTTCTCAAAGTCATTCAAGAACGCCTATCACAAATCGAACAGCGCTATGACGTTGACATTCTTCTCGCCGTCGAATCAGGTAGTCGCGCTTGGGGTTTTGCTTCACCCGATAGCGACTGGGATGTGCGTTTTCTGTACGTTCATCGCAAAGAATGGTACTTCAAAGTGCATCCGGGTCGCGATGTAATCGAAACCGGTATCGAGCAACATCCTTTGGGTGAGCTCGACATTAATGGCTGGGAGTTACGTAAAAGTTTGCAGCTACTCCACAAAAGCAATCCCGCTTTAATAGAGTGGCTGCAGTCACGCTTGATCTATCGTCGTGACCAAGGCGTGATGGATCAATATCAAACTCACGCGGACATCTTCTTCAAGCCGCAAGCATGTTTTCAACATTACGTCAGTATGGCGATCACCAACTATCGCCAATATCTGCAAAGAGATTCAGTACGTTTAAAAAAATACTTGTATGTACTGCGTCCTTTGTTTGCCTGCCAATGGATAGAACGTTATGGCAGCATGCCGCCGATTGAGTTTCACAAATTGATCGATGAACTGTTGCCCAGCGGCGAGCTACGTCAAGAGATTGATCTGCTCTTGGCGAAAAAAATCGCTGGAGGGGAAAGCGAAGAATCCGCGCCGATCACACGCTTGAATCAGTTTATTGAAGCCGAACTAGAGCGTGTGAAGTTGATCGAACTGCATGTGGCGGAGATCCCTCACGAGGCTTATCATGCATGCGATCGTTTTTTGATGGAGACTGTCCACAGAGCGTAAGACCTCAGCGGTCGGCGATGCACGCTCGACGCATCGCCAGCGAGGCGCTTTACAAAGACGCACTTAGAAAAAACTTTGAGAATCGCGAAGGCGACTATAAACTCGTCAATCAAGCATGCTCTTTTTTTCGATGGTTTTTGTTGAATTGATCGTCTAGGATCTCCGCTATGTCCAAACACTCATTGTTCGCCTCGCTCTGTGCCATGGCCGTCATAAATACTGTTACCCAGCCTGCGGTGGCGCAGGAGAACGCTCCACCAGCCGCAGCAAAAGTGCTGCCGCAAGGCTTACCAACCGACCTTAAAGCTTTGCAACTTCCTCAAGGAATTAAAGTGCCCAAAGAGGTCGAGGAAGTCACCGCTTCGCTAGAGGCTCTAACGCAGTTACAAGAAAAATATATCGCCATTCAAGAAAAAATCGTCGCTCTACGCCAACGCAAATTAGCGCTTGGAAAAGGCGATGTGAACCTACTTGACGCAGCGAAGATTGGGCTGCTCCAATCAAAATTGGGTATCGAGAAAGATCAACTCAAAAAAATCGAATTTCTCAAAGAGATCGTCAAGCTGAGAACCGAATCGCACGCGCGCTCACAGAGAAAACAAAAAAACGGTAAGAATAGCGAAGACGATACCCTCATGCAGGAGGTGCAATTAGTCGCTGCGCAAATTGAATTGCTGAAGGCAGAGAAGAAATAGCATCGTCGTTTTACGGCCGCACTCGACCCAAGGTTCAAAGTCTCTTCCTTCAACTATCACTGTTGGCAAGAGATTCCTTTGACTTCCTTCATTTAATTGCCTCCAACGTCCCCTTCTCCATGATCAAGATGTCAAAGCCGAACTATACTTCGGCTATAACGCATTTCAGAATGTTCGCCATCGACTACTGCACTGCAGCATTCGGGTACTCCGAATCTCCCCTAAAAAATCAAGCAAAAAATTTCTTGGAATAGATCAAGAAACAACCGTGGCTTGCTTGCCAATGCTGAGCGATTTGTGGATACTTTGCGCCAGAAAGTGAATTGCTTTCCTGACGAGAAATCGGGCCATTGGCAAACCCATGCGAATGCACTTTGAAATCTCAAGGCGAGGTTGCACTCCACAAGAGTCAACTTCACACATAACAAAAAATCTACCGCGACATCACAGTGGCGGCGCATCCATCGTATTTTGCTCAACACAATTGAGCAAGGAGACATAACATGCCAAACACCGAACCGTTACGTTTACATGTACCGGAACCGACAGGCCGTCCTGGCCAAAAGACTGACTTTTCCTATTTACGCCTTTCACCTGCAGGTGAAGTAAGACGTCCTGAGATCGACGTGAGTCCGGTTGATACCCGTGACATCGCTTATTCCTTGATTCGCGTCTTAGACGAAAAAGGCAATGCAGTCGGTCCATGGGTTCCGGAGATCAGCATCGAACAATTGCGCGCGGGGATGCGAGCGATGATCAAGACACGCATCTTTGATGGTCGTATGTTGATCGCCCAACGCCAAAAGAAAATGTCGTTCTACATGCAAAGCTTAGGTGAGGAAGCGATTGGTGCAGCGCAAGCGATGGCCTTGAATCGCGACGACATGTGTTTCCCTACGTATCGCCAGCAAAGTATCTTGATGGTGCGCGACGTGCCCCTCAAAGGTTTGATTTGCCAGCTCTTATCTAACGAAGGCGATCCGCTCAAAGGTCGTCAATTACCAGTCATGTATTCGATCAAGGAAGCCGGCTTCTTTTCGATTTCAGGTAACTTAGCCACCCAATACATTCAAGCAGTCGGTTGGGCGATGGCATCGGCCATTAAAAATGATACCAAGATCGCTTCTGCCTGGATCGGCGATGGCGCCACTGCCGAAGCTGACTTTGACACGGCCCTGACTTTTGCCCACGTTTATCATGCGCCGGTGATTTTGAACGTCGTCAATAATCAATGGGCGATCTCGACTTTCCAAGCGATTGCTGGTGGTGAAAACACCACCTTCGCCGCGCGCGGTGTGGGCTGCGGTATCGCCTCGCTACGCGTTGATGGAAACGATTTCTTGGCCGTGTACGCTGCGTCCAAATGGGCTGCCGAGCGTGCCCGCAAAAATCTAGGCCCCACCCTGATCGAATGGGTCACCTATCGCGCGGGTCCGCATTCGACTTCGGATGATCCCTCAAAATATCGCCCACTCGATGACGCCAGCCACTTCCCGCTCGGCGATCCTATCGCACGTCTGAAACAATATTTGATCAATCAAGGTGCATGGTCCGAAGAGGAACATGAAGCCACGCATAAGGAATTAGAAGCACTCGTCATTACTGCCCAAAAAGAAGCAGAAGCCCTCGGAACTCTGGCCGACAACCATGTCTTCAGCCCTGCTGAAATGTTCGAAGATATTTACGAGCATATGCCAGAACATTTGCGCCAACAGCGCCAACAATTGGGAATCTAGCTGTTCGCCATCACCTTTTTGAAGCGAGTTTTACATGAGTGAAAATAATCCAAACAAAACAGCGCCGATGACCATGATCCAAGCGCTGCGTTCAGCTATGGATGTCATGCTGGAACGCGATAATAATGTCGTCGTATTCGGTCAAGACGTCGGCTATTTCGGTGGCGTATTCCGTTGCACCGAAGGTTTACAAAAGAAATATGGCAAGTCACGCGTCTTCGATGCGCCGATTTCCGAAAGCGGTATCGTCGGTGCGGCGATCGGTATGGGTGCCTATGGTTTGCGTCCGTGTATCGAGATTCAATTCGCCGATTACATTTATCCGGCTTATGATCAAATCGTCTCTGAGGCAGCGCGTTTGCGTTTCCGCTCAGCCGGTGACTTCACAGCACCACTGACGATTCGTACCCCCTGCGGCGGCGGTATTTATGGTGGACAAACGCATAGCCAAAGTCCGGAAGCGGTGTTCACGCACGTATGCGGTTTGCGCACGGTGATGCCATCGAATCCTTACGACGCCAAAGGTTTGTTGATTGCCTCGATCGAAAACAACGATCCTGTGATTTTTCTCGAACCAAAACGTTTGTATAACGGCCCCTTCAATGGTCACCACGATCAACCAGTGGTGCCGTGGTCCAAACATGCGAGCGGCAATGTGCCCGAAGGTTATTACACCGTACCTTTAGAAAAAGCCGCCATCTTCCGCGAAGGAAAAGATCTCACAGTCCTCGCCTACGGCACCATGGTCTGGGTCTCGGAAGCCGCTGCCAATGAAAGTGGCGTTGATGCTGAAATTATTGACCTACGTAGTTTGTGGCCCTTGGATTTGGAAACGATCGTCGCTTCGGTCAAGAAAACCGGCCGCTGTGTAATCGTGCATGAGGCGACCCGCACCAGTGGTTTCGGTGCTGAATTGACTGCCTTGGTTCAAGAACATTGTTTCTACCATCTAGAAGCACCAATCGAGCGTGTCACGGGTTGGGATACTCCATACCCACATGCTCAAGAGTGGGATTATTTCCCCGGTCCTGCGCGCGTTGGCGCAGCTTTCAAACGTGCGATGGAGAATTAAGATGGGTATTCATGTCATTAAAATGCCGGATATCGGCGAAGGTATTGCGGAAGTTGAATTGGTTGCTTGGCATGTCAAACCAGGTGACACGGTGGTCGAAGATCAAGTCATGGCCGATGTCATGACCGATAAGGCCACCATCGAAATCCCCAGTCCAGTCAATGGTAAAGTATTAGCACTCGGTGGCGCTGCGGGTCAAGTCATGGCCGTTGGCTCTGAATTGATTCGTATCGAAGTCGAAGGTGCGGGAAATGTTGATGCGAGTGCTGCAGCAGCTCCAGCACCTGCAGCGCCTGTAGCGGCGCCTGCAGCGGCTCCAGCAGCACCAAGCAAAGCGGAAACCCTTGCATCAGCTCCCGCAAAGATCGATGTACCTGTCGCGCCGAGCAAAACCAGCAGTACTAAGAATGCCAACGCGAGTATTCCCGCCGCTGCGCGCGCTAACGGCGAAAAACCAATCGCCTCACCAGCCGTACGTCGTCGTGCTTGGGATCTCGGCATTGAGTTGCAATTTGTTCCGGGTACCGGCACCGCAGGTCGCATCACCCATGAGGATTTAGATGCTTACATGGCGCGCGGTGAAATCAGCATCGCTGCGGGTGCTTCTCCCTATCGTGAATTGCATGAAGAGACCGCGGTTCCTGTGATTGGCTTGCGTCGTAAGATCGCGCAAAAAATGCAGGAAGCCAAACGTCGCATTCCTCATTTCTCTTATGTGGAAGAAGTTGATGTTACCGAACTCGAAGCCTTGCGTCAGCAACTCAATCAAAAATGGGGCAAACAACGCGGCAAACTCAGCCTATTACCGTTCCTGATGCGCGCCGTGGTGTTGGCAGCACGTGAGTTCCCACAAATGAACGCACGCTACGATGACGAAGCGGGAGTGGTCACGCAACATGCCGCGATTCATCTTGGGATCGCCGCGCAGACCGACTCTGGTTTGATGGTACCCGTAGTGCGCCATGCTGAAGCGCGCGACTTATGGAGCAATGCCAACGAGATGGCACGCTTGGCGGAAGCAGCACGCACCGGCAAGGCGAGCCGCGATGAATTGTCGGGTTCTACCATTACCATTTCTAGCCTTGGCGCCTTAGGTGGCATCGTTTCAACACCCGTCATTAACGCCCCCGAAGTCGCCATTATCGGCGTCAACAAAATGGTGGAACGTCCGATGATACGCAATGGCCAAGTTGTCGCACGCAAGATGATGAATTTGTCTTCCTCCTTCGATCACCGAGTCGTCGATGGTATGGATGCAGCACAATTCATTCAAGCGATCCGTACTTATTTGGAATGCCCGGCGACGCTGTTTATTGAGTAGGAAGAAAAACCTCTCAACACAGAGGCACAGAGACGCAGAGGAAAGACGGAGTAATCTCACGCAATTCTTTCAAATGTTTCGAGCCTAGCATATACCCTGTGATGAGAGGTCACTTCAGCCTCTTGCTACAAAAAACATTCAGTAACGCTTCATTATTTGATGTTCACCCTTCGACTTTCTCAGTGTCTCTGTGCCTCTGTGTTGAGAGGTTTTGAACGAGAATGATGTGAGGGTGCAATCCAGTTTTCAGGAACAAACTATGCAAACAACATCCACAACTTTAGTGGTCATTGGCGGAGGCCCTGGTGGCTATATTGCCGCTATCCGAGCTGCTCAATTGGGCGTGGCGACGATCTTGATCGAAGGTGATCAACTTGGTGGCACTTGCCTCAATATCGGTTGTATTCCCTCCAAAGCTTTGATCCACGCCGCAGAGGAATTTGAAAAAGCCAAGCACTATGCGGAAGGTTCCGCTCTTGGTATTCAGGTCGCCAGCCCGAGCATACAAATCGAGCAAACCGTGAGCTGGAAAAACGGCATCGTCAAACGCTTGACGACAGGCGTCGGCGCTTTGCTTAAAAAGAATGGCGCACAAGTCGTCAAAGGCTGGGCTCAGATCATCGATGGCAAGACTGTCGCTGTGATGCAAGATGGCCAAGAAGTTCAGCGTATTACTTGCGAACATCTACTGATTGCTTCCGGTTCTTCTGCGGTCGAACTGCCATTCATGCCCTTCGGCGCAGGCAATGGCAAAGTCATCAGCTCCACTGAAGCCTTATCACCCAACAGTATTCCGAAAAAATTAGTAGTGGTTGGTGGTGGCTATATTGGGCTCGAGTTAGGTATCACCTATCGCAAGCTCGGTAGCGAAGTCGCCGTCGTCGAAGCCATGGATCGCATCTTACCTGCCTACGACGAAGAGCTGACCAAGGTCGTACGCAACGCCATGAAACAACTCGGCATCGAAGTGCATCTGGGTCTCAGCGTACAAGGCTTGAATGCCGACAACACAGCCGTGCGTCTCAAGAATGCTGCTGGCGAAGAAAGTGAACTGGCCTGCGATCAAGTATTGGTTGCAGTTGGTCGCCGTCCACGTACACAAGGTTTCGGACTCGAATCCCTGCTGCTCGACATGAACGGACGCGCCGTCAAAATTGACGATCAATGCCGCACCTCGATGCGCAATGTGTGGGCGATTGGTGATGTCACGGGCGAACCGATGTTGGCACATCGCGCCATGGCTCAGGGCGAAATGGTGGCAGAAATCATCGCAGGCAAACGTCGTCACTTCTCCCCTGCTTCGATCCCTGCCGTATGCTTCACCGATCCAGAATTAGTCGTGGTCGGCATGTCACCGCAAGAAGCGCAAGCAGCAGGCATCGTCATCATCACCGCGAATTTCCCCTTCGCTGCGAATGGTCGCTCCATGACTTTAGAATCGAGTGAGGGCTTTGTCCGTGTGGTGGCGCGCAAAGACAATCACCTCATTCTCGGTTGGCAAGCCGTGGGACGTAGCGTCTCTGAGCTGAGTGCAGGTTTTGGTTTGTGCCTTGAAATGGGCGCCAGTTTAGAGGACGTCGCAGGCACTATCCATTCACACCCGACTTTGGGTGAAGCGGTGCAAGAAGCGGCACTGCGTGCTTTGGGGCATGCTCTTCACATCTAGTAATTTCACCTAGCGGAGCATGCGCCTTCGCTCAAATGAATTGATAGAAGAAAAAAAGGGATAAGTGAGTTTCCACTTATCCCTTGTTTCACATCCTGTAAGGATTAGTAGGCGAGTAATTGTGGGGCTTTGATCCCATCCACTTTAAACGTCTTCACCGATTCAGCCAAGTAGTTGGCACGCTCCTCCAGAGACATCACAGCCGCCGAGATTTCTTCCACCATCGCCGCATTCTGCTGGGTGCTAGCATCGACTTCTCGGACAGCGTCGGCCATCAAATTTAGCTCACTCGATTGAGCATTAGATTCGCGCGTGATTTCATCCATAATCGTGGTGACACTTTGCACGGAGTCGACGATCTCGTTCATCGTTGCACCTGCGTCGTTAACATACTTTGCACCTGCTTCGATATCTTGCATCGACAGACGAATCAAATCACCAATTTCTTTCGCTGCACTTGCGCTACGCTGAGCGAGACTCCG encodes the following:
- the rtcA gene encoding RNA 3'-terminal phosphate cyclase; this translates as MIKIDASQGEGGGQVLRTALALSIITQQAIHLTQIRAKRSKPGLMRQHLTCVKAAQAISDAEVSGAELGSDDLVFTPKAIRSGDYHFAIGTAGSCSLVLQTVLWPLLLADQESSVIVEGGTHVPMAPSFEFLQYSFLPVLRKMGVEVDIELVKHGFYPGGGGKLKATIKPWREQRPLKLTRRGDRISQHALCLFANLEQSIADTQLAEVRRYLNWQEADVVHHGLRNSHGIGNALILSVQSSEYSEIVTSYGDKSRSSGQVAQVACDEMKRYLASPAAVGEHMADQLLIPLALAGGTFTCNVISQHFKTNCEIIQKFTPSHFKIVDLAANNFEVNVSND
- a CDS encoding 3-methyl-2-oxobutanoate dehydrogenase (2-methylpropanoyl-transferring) subunit alpha codes for the protein MPNTEPLRLHVPEPTGRPGQKTDFSYLRLSPAGEVRRPEIDVSPVDTRDIAYSLIRVLDEKGNAVGPWVPEISIEQLRAGMRAMIKTRIFDGRMLIAQRQKKMSFYMQSLGEEAIGAAQAMALNRDDMCFPTYRQQSILMVRDVPLKGLICQLLSNEGDPLKGRQLPVMYSIKEAGFFSISGNLATQYIQAVGWAMASAIKNDTKIASAWIGDGATAEADFDTALTFAHVYHAPVILNVVNNQWAISTFQAIAGGENTTFAARGVGCGIASLRVDGNDFLAVYAASKWAAERARKNLGPTLIEWVTYRAGPHSTSDDPSKYRPLDDASHFPLGDPIARLKQYLINQGAWSEEEHEATHKELEALVITAQKEAEALGTLADNHVFSPAEMFEDIYEHMPEHLRQQRQQLGI
- a CDS encoding slipin family protein; protein product: MKFKIKVQKNERAILFKDKTFVSILAPGEYRFFDVFRKYSAQIFDMDNVRFQHACAESLRRHEADVVAENFHLIDVADQAIVLRYENQSLVEILAPGSRKMFWKFGAEQSFETIDISKDFAVADKLMSYLGQPSLRGKEIFGLQNILSVQVPESHLGLLKVDGKLHAVLTPGKTAYWRFNRDISVDLVDTRLQALEVSGQEILTSDKVNLRVNLNANWQFDDVQLAYSRLAKPADHIYRELQFALRAAVGTRTLDELLENKQIIDNVVNQHLHEKLQGFGVRVLSVGVKDIVLPGDMKLLLAQVVEAEKAAQANVIRRREETNATRSMLNTARVMENNPTALRLKELETLEKIAERIDKISVIGGLDQVLNGLVKLKV
- a CDS encoding RtcB family protein — its product is MKTQNYQLLEIENAAPIKMWTEGVPVEDDAKEQLTNTAKMPFIFKHLAVMPDVHLGKGSTIGSVIPTHKAIIPAAVGVDIGCGMIACKTTLNAKDLPDNLGPLRAAIEKAVPHGRTPNRGGRDKGAWGDRPPSLVDEAWKSLEPGFKAITEDYPKLKNTNQHKHLGTLGTGNHFIEICLDEKDTVWIMLHSGSRGVGNAIGTLFIELAKKDMQQHLCNIPDQDLAYFEEGSKYFGDYVRAVGWGQQFAKTNREIMMQHVIDAMRNIITKPFETHLEAVNCHHNYVQKETHFGEEVYVTRKGAVSAKKGELGIIPGSMGARSYIVRGLGNEESFQSCSHGAGRTMSRTKAKKLFTIEDQRRATEGVECRKDADVIDEIPMAYKDIDAVMDAQKDLVEVVYTLKQVVCVKG
- a CDS encoding nucleotidyltransferase domain-containing protein, encoding MNNSTNDSDVLKVIQERLSQIEQRYDVDILLAVESGSRAWGFASPDSDWDVRFLYVHRKEWYFKVHPGRDVIETGIEQHPLGELDINGWELRKSLQLLHKSNPALIEWLQSRLIYRRDQGVMDQYQTHADIFFKPQACFQHYVSMAITNYRQYLQRDSVRLKKYLYVLRPLFACQWIERYGSMPPIEFHKLIDELLPSGELRQEIDLLLAKKIAGGESEESAPITRLNQFIEAELERVKLIELHVAEIPHEAYHACDRFLMETVHRA
- a CDS encoding alpha-ketoacid dehydrogenase subunit beta, which produces MSENNPNKTAPMTMIQALRSAMDVMLERDNNVVVFGQDVGYFGGVFRCTEGLQKKYGKSRVFDAPISESGIVGAAIGMGAYGLRPCIEIQFADYIYPAYDQIVSEAARLRFRSAGDFTAPLTIRTPCGGGIYGGQTHSQSPEAVFTHVCGLRTVMPSNPYDAKGLLIASIENNDPVIFLEPKRLYNGPFNGHHDQPVVPWSKHASGNVPEGYYTVPLEKAAIFREGKDLTVLAYGTMVWVSEAAANESGVDAEIIDLRSLWPLDLETIVASVKKTGRCVIVHEATRTSGFGAELTALVQEHCFYHLEAPIERVTGWDTPYPHAQEWDYFPGPARVGAAFKRAMEN